The following coding sequences are from one Lepisosteus oculatus isolate fLepOcu1 chromosome 19, fLepOcu1.hap2, whole genome shotgun sequence window:
- the aanat2 gene encoding arylalkylamine N-acetyltransferase 2, which produces MAQQQQQLCSSPFLKPFFLKAPVSVSGRGRQRRHTLPASEFRNLTPQDAISVFEIEREAFVSVSGECPLTLEEVLHFLRLCPELSLGWFEEGQLVAFVIGSGWDKERLAQEALMTHVPDTPTVHIHVLSVHRQCRQQGKGSILLWRYLQYLRCLPGLRRALLVCEEFLVPFYRKAGFKEKGASAIAVGSLSFVEMEYPLGGSAFERRNSGC; this is translated from the exons ATggcccagcagcagcagcagctgtgcagcTCGCCCTTCCTCAAGCCCTTCTTCCTCAAGGCGCCGGTGAGCGTGTCCGGCCGCGGCCGCCAGCGGCGCCACACCCTCCCCGCCAGCGAGTTCCGCAACCTCACCCCTCAGGATGCCATCAGCGTCTTCGAGATCGAGCGGGAAG CTTTCGTGTCGGTGTCGGGGGAGTGCCCCCTCAccctggaggaggtgttgcactTCCTGCGCCTGTGCCCCGAGCTGTCACTGGGCTGGTTTGAGGAGGGCCAGCTGGTGGCCTTCGTAATCGGCTCCGGGTGGGACAAGGAGAGACTGGCGCAG GAGGCGCTGATGACGCATGTGCCGGACACTCCCACCGTGCACATCCATGTGCTGTCAGTGCACCGGCAGTGTCGCCAGCAGGGCAAGGGCTCCATCCTGCTGTGGCGCTACCTGCAGTACCTGCGCTGCCTGCCCGGCCTGCGCAGGGCCCTGCTGGTCTGCGAGGAGTTCCTGGTGCCCTTCTACCGCAAGGCCGGCTTCAAGGAGAAGGGCGCCTCCGCCATCGCCGTGGGCTCGCTCAGCTTCGTCGAGATGGAGTACCCGCTCGGGGGGAGCGCCTTCGAGCGGCGGAACAGCGGCTGCTAG